Proteins from one Acropora muricata isolate sample 2 chromosome 9, ASM3666990v1, whole genome shotgun sequence genomic window:
- the LOC136929981 gene encoding uncharacterized protein isoform X2, with amino-acid sequence MFDRNKDKLFTEQRGPPKKRKKISESKVQSLSQMIEIARKNEQPSVADTEQNVQTTQEIILEAELDFANRELKELNQTVQYKRNKYTVSALEGDVIRMETGLPTKEVFNIVVNHALRFKDSVNYFAGWNVESISFEDQIFITLMKIRQNYTQLHLAQLFHCSVATISNIVITFSHLLHEILFIDLMTTIPSREKNKISAPSSFRQFESCRIVIDCTDIEVAAPGLMSQQNATYSSYRGMNSFKVIVGVAPNGVITYVSRLYPGSISDKTIVQQSGLLKHLTAGDMILADKGFLIQDIVPHGVCVNIPPFLNNGTFTESEVKKTKAIAKARIHVERANARLKDFKILSFIPSYLRCYADILFQLCAALVNLQFPLIKEGCEDLVFE; translated from the coding sequence CTCGAAAAAATGAACAACCATCAGTTGCTGACACAGAACAAAACGTGCAAACAACACAGGAGATTATCCTGGAAGCAGAGCTTGACTTTGCCAACAGAGAGCTAAAGGAACTTAACCAAACTGTCCAGTACAAGAGGAACAAGTACACTGTGTCTGCGCTTGAGGGAGATGTCATACGAATGGAGACAGGCCTTCCAACCAAAGAAGTCTTTAACATTGTTGTAAACCATGCTCTTAGATTTAAAGATAGTGTGAACTATTTTGCTGGGTGGAATGTAGAATCAATCAGTTTTGAAGAtcaaatttttatcactttAATGAAAATTCGACAGAACTACACACAGCTTCACCTAGCCCAATTGTTTCATTGTAGTGTGGCCACGATTTCTAATATTGTTATAACATTTTCTCATCTTTTGCATGAAATTTTGTTTATTGACCTCATGACAACAATTCCATCCCGTGAAAAAAACAAGATCTCTGCACCGTCCTCCTTCAGGCAATTTGAATCCTGTCGGATTGTTATAGACTGCACAGACATTGAGGTTGCTGCACCTGGTTTGATGAGTCAGCAAAATGCAACATATTCATCGTACAGAGGAATGAATTCCTTTAAGGTCATAGTTGGTGTTGCACCAAATGGAGTTATCACTTATGTCAGCCGACTGTATCCAGGTTCTATTTCAGACAAGACTATCGTGCAGCAATCCGGACTCCTTAAGCACTTGACAGCTGGTGATATGATTCTAGCTGACAAAGGTTTCCTTATCCAGGATATTGTACCACATGGTGTCTGTGTCAATATCCCACCTTTCCTGAATAATGGAACTTTCACAGAGAGtgaagtcaagaaaacaaaagccatAGCTAAAGCTCGAATTCATGTTGAAAGAGCAAATGCTAGGCTGAAAGACTTTAAAATTTTAAGCTTCATTCCTTCATATTTGCGTTGCTATGCTgacattttgtttcagttatgTGCTGCACTTGTAAATTTGCAATTTCCTTTAATCAAAGAGGGATGTGAAGATCTGGTTTTCGAGTag